The proteins below come from a single Drosophila miranda strain MSH22 chromosome Y unlocalized genomic scaffold, D.miranda_PacBio2.1 Contig_Y1_pilon, whole genome shotgun sequence genomic window:
- the LOC117190589 gene encoding uncharacterized protein LOC117190589: protein MDTSNNVRLQLQQQQARKSNQNIQVYVRVRPLNARERCIRSAEVVDVLNPREILTRHTLDSKLKKFTFDRSFGPESKQCDVYAVVVSPLIEEVLSGYNCTVFAYGQTGTGKTHTMVGNETAELKPSWEDDSDVGIIPRALSHLFDELRMMEVEFTMRNSYLELYNEELCDLLSTDDGPANCQKNTPANIAVDVAPWTTWKDADRTLQLLFGHPRPITPPRPEREIIPASDNDTTSDDEVQLLGEDDTTPLRISDGSLGDALPRRLRNLGLQDEHEPPRHVTGNELPQLLQELGLGDGPVSPIPRDYGDEEVAWILGGQENPNGPIPDTSWDDGWHARLQEWDAQEEAAAPERGENPDWQPLDHAPMKWLSPAPTDHNAPNPEPTSCTAREAEPGNPSQPKEDSDLSLGLEEAEAGGLLTAFEEMPELNALQEEQEWPIAPVAWRVSTPDRRIPQSLLEGASAQANAARHGRSRIRSLEHHHGQHFRVCISGNLVRISPRPTPK from the exons ATGGACACATCGAACAACGTACGCCTGCaacttcagcagcagcaggcacgcAAATCGAATCAAAACATTCAGGTCTATGTGCGCGTTAG GCCGCTGAATGCACGCGAGCGATGCATACGCTCCGCAGAGGTTGTGGATGTGCTCAATCCACGCGAGATCCTCACACGCCATACCCTCGACTCGAAGTTGAAGAAGTTTACGTTTGATCGGAGCTTCGGCCCCGAGTCCAAGCAATGCGATGTCTATGCGGTGGTGGTGTCGCCCCTGATCGAAGAGGTGCTAAGCGGCTACAATTGCACGGTGTTCGCATACGGACAGACGGGTACTGGCAAGACGCACACGATGGTGGGGAATGAGACCGCGGAGTTGAAGCCCTCTTGGGAAGAT GACTCTGATGTGGGCATCATACCGCGTGCCTTGAGTCACCTTTTCGACGAACTCCGCATGATGGAAGTTGAGTTTACGATGCGCAACTCCTACCTGGAGCTGTACAACGAGGAGCTGTGCGACCTCCTCTCCACCGATGATGGGCCGGCCAACTGCCAGAAGAACACTCCAGCCAACATCGCGGTTGACGTGGCACCTTGGACCACCTGGAAGGACGCCGACAGGACCCTGCAACTGCTTTTCGGCCATCCACGGCCCATCACCCCACCCAGGCCCGAGAGGGAGATCATCCCCGCGTCGGACAACGACACAACAAGCGACGACGAGGTACAGCTCCTAGGAGAGGACGACACCACTCCGCTACGGATCAGCGACGGCAGTCTGGGCGATGCGCTGCCCCGACGGCTCCGGAACCTCGGCCTTCAGGATGAACACGAGCCACCCAGACACGTAACCGGCAATGAGCTGCCCCAACTGCTCCAGGAACTCGGCCTGGGGGACGGACCCGTGTCTCCGATACCCAGGGATTACGGAGACGAGGAGGTAGCCTGGATCCTGGGAGGGCAGGAGAACCCAAACGGCCCGATCCCGGACACCAGCTGGGACGACGGGTGGCACGCCAGACTGCAGGAGTGGGACGCGCAAGAGGAGGCGGCAGCCCCGGAAAGAGGGGAGAATCCCGATTGGCAGCCGCTGGACCACGCACCAATGAAGTGGCTATCGCCAGCTCCCACCGACCACAACGCCCCGAACCCGGAACCGACGAGCTGCACGGCCCGAGAGGCCGAACCAGGAAACCCGAGCCAACCAAAGGAGGACAGCGACCTGTCATTGGGCTtggaagaggcagaggcgggCGGACTGCTTACAGCTTTCGAGGAGATGCCCGAGCTAAACGCGCTGCAGGAGGAACAGGAATGGCCAATCGCCCCAGTCGCCTGGCGGGTAAGCACGCCTGACCGCCGCATCCCGCAAAGCCTGCTGGAAGGCGCCAGCGCTCAGGCAAACGCGGCGCGTCACGGGCGCAGCCGGATCCGCAGCCTAGAACACCACCACGGCCAACACTTCCGCGTATGCATCAGCGGAAATTTGGTGCGCATTTCACCGCGCCCCACCCCGAAGTAG